A window of Salvia splendens isolate huo1 chromosome 8, SspV2, whole genome shotgun sequence genomic DNA:
ACGTTTGGTATCCCAGAGATTGCCTCGAATTCGGCCTTGAACTGGCTCAGCCCTTCGTCGTCCGGCCACCGGAGGAATTTGGGCATGAGCACATTCCTAATTGCAGAGCAGACCTCTAGCACTAGCTTATGGCAGGTCGAAATCCCTAATCCGAATTTCTTGGAGACAAGCCGCAGCGGCTCTCCGGTGGCGAGCCTCCAAACGCAGACAGCGACACGCTGGCGGACGGGGACGGCGTCGCGCAACATAGTGTTCTCCTTAGCTACAACGGAGCTCAGCTCATTGCAAATGAAATCAAACGTTCCCTTCCCCATTCTAAACGCCTTTTTGAATTCCTCATCGGGAAATTCCGGACTGTTGCATTGCTCCCACCAATCCTTGGACCGATTCCTCACCCACAGCCGCCGTTGCGGCCCCGCTGATTTATCGCTGGGTTTATCCTCGGCGGCGGCTGCGACGGCAACCACCGCGGCGGAGACTGAATTCGCCATCGATTTCCGGCGGCGCGAGGCATCGGCGCGGTCGGCGTCGCGGTGCAAACCCTCGGATTTAGCCGAGTAATCCAAAATCTCACGCTTTCTCTCTCGATGATTCTCCACATACCTAACCATCTCATCTCGATTGGATTCATCCTTCTCCTGATCCTGCAACAGAGTTATCGACGTAATGATCTCGTTGAGTCCCTTGACTTTGACTTGCTTCTCATCGCTATTTCCGGCATCCGAAAtctccctcctcctcctcctcctcctacgCTGCTGGGTATCGTCCATCTGGATATGAGTGTGCGGGAAGAGGTCCAAGACGGGGCGGAGAGAAGCCGAGCAATCGGGATCTTGGTTAGCGGAAGGAAGCTTCATATACATATGCAGCCCATTCGCTCGATGAAACGCGAGTGTGAACGCAGCGGAAAATGTCAAACACCAATTAAAAAATTGCGGCTTCTGGGTCAGGATTGATGTGAACGCAGTTTCCACAGATTGAGAGGAAGTTTCGAGGAGAAGGAGTGGTTTGGTCAAAGACGGTGCAGAGAGTTGAGAAATGCGTCGACTCTCACTCATCATTATtcatttctctttctttttttgcttAAAACGCACAACAATGACTATGAAACGCAGCAAATCTAATAAACtcaattcattatttaatttactgTGGGCCGGCCCATATACAGCCATATGTACT
This region includes:
- the LOC121743983 gene encoding protein ALP1-like yields the protein MMSESRRISQLSAPSLTKPLLLLETSSQSVETAFTSILTQKPQFFNWCLTFSAAFTLAFHRANGLHMYMKLPSANQDPDCSASLRPVLDLFPHTHIQMDDTQQRRRRRRRREISDAGNSDEKQVKVKGLNEIITSITLLQDQEKDESNRDEMVRYVENHRERKREILDYSAKSEGLHRDADRADASRRRKSMANSVSAAVVAVAAAAEDKPSDKSAGPQRRLWVRNRSKDWWEQCNSPEFPDEEFKKAFRMGKGTFDFICNELSSVVAKENTMLRDAVPVRQRVAVCVWRLATGEPLRLVSKKFGLGISTCHKLVLEVCSAIRNVLMPKFLRWPDDEGLSQFKAEFEAISGIPNVVGSMYTTHIPIIAPKNSVAAYFNRRHTERNQKTSYSITVQGVVDPRGVFTDVCIGYPGSMPDDQVLEKSTLFQRANAGFYNGVWIVGGSGYPLMDWVLVPYTHQHLTWTQHAFNEKIAEVQRAAKDSFARLKTRWGCLQKRTEVKLQDLPIVLGACCVLHNICEMREEGLEPLDKFEIFDDEMVPEIGLRSANAMKARDTIAHNLLHHNHAGTSFLS